The sequence CTCTCCGGTTTCGGCGTAGGCCCAGTCGGGCTTCCTCCATTTTGGATTCTCGGTTTTCCCGATGACCCGGAACTCCCCGCGAGGGGTGACGAACTCCCAGCGCCTTCCGGTCCTGCGGTCCACGAGCACCCCGCCGCGACCGACCGAGCAATCGGCTTGCCAGAGGAGCTGGAAGCCTCTCTTGACGTAAAGCTTATTGGCCTTGGCGTCCACAAGGACGTGGAGGACTCCCTTGAGCTTGGGGGCGAGCTTGCGCCGCAGGGCCTGCACATCATCAGAGATCACCTTCTGGGTCCTGAGGTAGCCCTTGTCCTTGGGAAGAAGCTCGGGAAGGTTCTGCAGAAACCGCATTTCACCGTCCTGGGCCTGGATGAGACGGTGGAGGCTGGAAAGCTCCTTG is a genomic window of Elusimicrobiota bacterium containing:
- a CDS encoding L,D-transpeptidase; translation: MDRYILALLAWILIFAWQALNVGVQWSRSARLAERIEARGQILSFQAKELSSLHRLIQAQDGEMRFLQNLPELLPKDKGYLRTQKVISDDVQALRRKLAPKLKGVLHVLVDAKANKLYVKRGFQLLWQADCSVGRGGVLVDRRTGRRWEFVTPRGEFRVIGKTENPKWRKPDWAYAETGEPPPPPDDPKRLVEGELGAYLLNLGDGYLIHGTKKEALLGRPASHGCVRLGAADLKKLYDLAPTGTRVYIFY